Proteins found in one Hirundo rustica isolate bHirRus1 chromosome Z, bHirRus1.pri.v3, whole genome shotgun sequence genomic segment:
- the LOC120765826 gene encoding serine/threonine-protein kinase PAK 3-like, translating to MEGVCAAVCTAFSVAYSGYFFTHLARHIARAWRESAPWSSKATSGPSLAACLPEEEAKGEEVAHQAAPAATAGPQHPASSRRAVPAPAPAASVGEEEAEEEEGANESAPAVSPEPERPTSSSTSSVLAPARAAAAGSEEACSPQAGNSSTSSSCTWSTSSSSGSREQLRERTEDECLATLRMLVSEGDPEAKYTELETIGKGGFGTVCMAVETATGEEVAIKKISLLQESSKELCVNEIQVMRHHKNGNLVNYVDSYLVDEELWLVMEYMDGGSLHDVIRETRMAEGEIAAVSRECLQGLDFLHSKQVIHRDIKSHNILLGLDGSVKLADFGLAAQLTAERSKRRSAVGTTYWMAPEIFTSKPYGPKVDIWSFGIVGMEMVEGAPPYLMKTSRTVRQLISSGGTPKLQNPRQQSAWLRDFLRCCLETDEDRRWSAQELLQHPFVTSAKPTSSLTPLIVAAQQFMADRRY from the exons ATGGAGGGAGTGTGTGCTGCAGTTTGCACGGCTTTTTCCGTGGCTTACTCTGGCTACTTTTTCACCCACCTGGCAC GTCACATCGCCCGTGCCTGGAGAGAATCCGCTCCTTGG AGCTCCAAAGCAACCTCAGGGCCTTCTCTGGCTGCGTGTCTTCCTGAAGAAGAGGCCAAAGGGGAGGAAGTTGCCCACCAAGCTGCACCTGCTGCCACGGCCGGGCCCCAGCATCCAGCATCA AGCAGAAGGGCAGTGCCAGcgcctgctccagctgcctctgtAGGTgaggaagaggctgaagaggaggaaggtgCCAATGaatctgctcctgctgtcagcCCAGAGCCTGAGCGGCCGACATCA AGCTCCACCTCCTCTGTCCTGGCACCTGcacgagctgcagctgcaggctctGAAGAAGCCTGCAGCCCCCAAGCTGGAAACTCAAGCACAAGCAGCTCGTGCACCTGGAGCACGAGTAgttcctctggcagcagagagcagctgcgAGAGCGGACAGAGGACGAGTGCCTGGCCACGCTGA GGATGCTGGTGAGCGAGGGAGATCCCGAGGCTAAATACACAGAACTGGAGACTATTGGCAAAGG GGGTTTCGGCACCGTGTGCATGGCAGTGGAGACTGCCACAGGAGAAGAG GTGGCCATAAAGAAAATCAGTCTCCTGCAAGAGAGCAGCAAGGAACTGTGCGTGAATGAAATCCAGGTCATGCGCCACCATAAGAACGGCAACCTGGTGAACTACGTAGACAG CTACCTGGTGGACGAAGAACTCTGGCTAGTGATGGAATACATGGACGGAGGTTCTTTACATGATGTCATTCGCGAGACTCGCATGGCAGAAGGAGAGATAGCAGCTGTCTCTCGGGAG tgTCTGCAAGGCCTGGATTTCCTCCACTCCAAGCAAGTGATCCACCGAGACATCAAAAGCCACAACATTCTCCTGGGCTTGGACGGATCTGTCAAGTTGG ctgaTTTTGGCCTCGCTGCTCAGCTCACGGCTGAGCGGAGCAAACGGAGATCAGCTGTCGGGACTACTTACTGGATGGCGCCAGAAATTTTCACCAGCAAGCCCTACGGCCCCAAAGTGGACATCTGGTCCTTTGGCATCGTGGGCATGGAGATGGTGGAAGGAGCGCCTCCTTACCTGATGAAAACCTCCCGCACG GTCCGACAGCTGATAAGCTCCGGGGGCACCCCGAAGCTGCAGAACCCCAGGCAGCAGTCCGCTTGGTTGCGAGACTTTCTGCGCTGCTGCCTGGAGACAGACGAGGACAGGCGCTGGTCTGCCCAGGAGCTTCTGCAG CACCCGTTTGTAACCTCAGCCAAGCCGACCTCCAGCCTGACGCCTCTGATCGTGGCAGCGCAGCAGTTTATGGCCGACAGGAGATACTAG